TGTCACCTACGAAGACTCTGGCAGCGATGAGGAGACGCCCCAACAGCAGGACGAGGTGCTCAACACATCCTACAATCTATGCGACTACCTGCGGAGCAGAGAAAGTTCATTGTGCGACGTGAGTAAAAGAGATTAAaatgtctttgtctttgtctttgctAAAAAAGAATTATCGTCTTAGCAGCGTCGCAGCGTTAATGTGGAATTCACCAGTCGCTATGTGCTCACCCATGATATGCTACGTGAGACGCAAATCAATTTAGGCTACATTAACAAGGTGTTTTGTTCCAAATGGCTGAGCAATCGTCAGGTGGTGTTCGGCACCAAGTGCAATAAATTGCTCGTCTATGATGTGAATATGCGTCGGGTGGACGCCATTCCCACGCTATCCAACAGTCGTGCCAATCATCCAGAGATCCAAGGCGGCCTGCATGCAATTGAACTGTCACCCAGTCGTTCATTTCTGGCCACGGGTGCCCGCAATTCATCCGACATTGCCGTGTATCGATTACCAACTCTGGATCCGGTTTGTGTGGGCGAGAATGGTCATCGGGATTTAATAATGGGCATGTGCTGGCTAGACGATCAGTTTCTCGTTTCCGGCTCCAAGGACTCTCGCATGGCCCTGTGGCGCATTAACGAAGATCATATGGACTTTCCTGACGGCGGCGAAGAGTCTTGTCCAACATTTGCCACGATACATCCACTTAGCGTCAAAGAAGTTCGGACTGCGCAACGAGTAAGATACGAATGTAGTTTGCTTCTCGGCTTTGTAGACTTAATCTCACTTTATTGACTGCAGATACGTTCGTTGTGCTTCAACAAAGAGTTCAAGGAGATTGCAGCGCTATCTCTTAACGGAtatattcacatttttaaCGCAGAGACCTTTAAGCAAACATTATCTCGCAAGCTACCCAACTGCCAAGACAATGTGAGCATTGCCTATCATAGCGATGGTCTTTATGCGGTCGGTTGTCGCTCCTATACAATTCTGTTGGATGCACGTACATTGCAGACCATCAAGAAGATCACATCGCGTTACAGCGGCTGTGGTATCCGAGCCACATCCTTTGAGGGCAATCTGTTGACCGTGGGCACAGGTCTGGGCATGCTGCTCT
The genomic region above belongs to Drosophila innubila isolate TH190305 chromosome 3R unlocalized genomic scaffold, UK_Dinn_1.0 2_E_3R, whole genome shotgun sequence and contains:
- the LOC117792924 gene encoding DDB1- and CUL4-associated factor 12 isoform X1; protein product: MFNGMVKTIRDSIVGTYPSCHVNSRLEERRAKQRAMRQERRRKPDKPDDFVTYEDSGSDEETPQQQDEVLNTSYNLCDYLRSRESSLCDQRRSVNVEFTSRYVLTHDMLRETQINLGYINKVFCSKWLSNRQVVFGTKCNKLLVYDVNMRRVDAIPTLSNSRANHPEIQGGLHAIELSPSRSFLATGARNSSDIAVYRLPTLDPVCVGENGHRDLIMGMCWLDDQFLVSGSKDSRMALWRINEDHMDFPDGGEESCPTFATIHPLSVKEVRTAQRIRSLCFNKEFKEIAALSLNGYIHIFNAETFKQTLSRKLPNCQDNVSIAYHSDGLYAVGCRSYTILLDARTLQTIKKITSRYSGCGIRATSFEGNLLTVGTGLGMLLFYDIRAGKYLESSVNASRTVALKCSKGIVYPEDEMDGFQQVKYVPAIYTHCYDSTRMRLFAAGGPLPATLVGNYAGVWQ
- the LOC117792924 gene encoding DDB1- and CUL4-associated factor 12 isoform X2, with the translated sequence MFNGMVKTIRDSIVGTYPSCHVNSRLEERRAKQRAMRQERRRKPDKPDDFVTYEDSGSDEETPQQQDEVLNTSYNLCDYLRSRESSLCDRRSVNVEFTSRYVLTHDMLRETQINLGYINKVFCSKWLSNRQVVFGTKCNKLLVYDVNMRRVDAIPTLSNSRANHPEIQGGLHAIELSPSRSFLATGARNSSDIAVYRLPTLDPVCVGENGHRDLIMGMCWLDDQFLVSGSKDSRMALWRINEDHMDFPDGGEESCPTFATIHPLSVKEVRTAQRIRSLCFNKEFKEIAALSLNGYIHIFNAETFKQTLSRKLPNCQDNVSIAYHSDGLYAVGCRSYTILLDARTLQTIKKITSRYSGCGIRATSFEGNLLTVGTGLGMLLFYDIRAGKYLESSVNASRTVALKCSKGIVYPEDEMDGFQQVKYVPAIYTHCYDSTRMRLFAAGGPLPATLVGNYAGVWQ